The window AGAAAAAGTTGCGGCATCTTGATCGAAGTCAAAATTTGGCTTCCCATTTTCCAACTCTGAAATTTCTGCTTGGATTATCCTCTCTTGTTCAACAAGTGATTGAATGTACTCAATTGCATCTTTGATGGTTGATGCTTTGTTCATCTACATTAATAAATTAGTTTCATCTCATGATTAGTATATGCTAAACCATTCTAAATTAATAAATCACAACAATTTtcattctatatatatatatacacacacacacacatatatatatattgatgatgCGTCAACACCTTGGAAATGGTAGGAACCGCGGCTCTCAGTTGACATAGCTTTTGGTTAAGTTTCTCCCTCCTGTTCCGTTCTAAAGCTACGTTCCTTGAAGCCAATGCTTCCTGAGTTCGATCAGATGGCACTCTCGAGTCGTAATACGCAGCAGCACCAGCAGCAGCCGCGGTCGAATCTACTTCATGGGCGTGACTAGAACAATATATCAAACGGAATTAATCTTGTCAAAAACGTCGTAATACGAATATATATACGTACATATGTATCGTTATATATACCTGCGGGATTCTTGGATTTGGGATAACATGTTTTCCAAATAGAGATCTTCAAAGTTTTCCATGTTCATGATGAGTTTGAGATAGGAAAGGAAAAAGATTGAGAGAGTGCTTGAATatgtttttcttgttgatgATGAGAGGGAGTGTTGTGCTTTTACACATCATGGGCTATTTTATagtggcaaaaaaaaaatattttttataagtttttttcgttactattttgaaaattttaaaaaaaaaaagttgacgaTCTGTTCATATTTGACTCGTGGATATTGAGCGTGTATTCATTATATCATGCAACCATCTATTGTAAGACGATTTATTTATGTGAGATGACTtaacaaatgaaaaataatattcttattataaaaaataatatttttcattaattgatCGAGTTAGAGATTCGTTTCATAAAATTAACTTGTTTGTTAGGTCATCGCACATTAGTTTTAATTTGTGATGTAAGTAATTCATTTCGACTCCcctataaatataataaataaaatttaaaaaaattgtgataactttttaaataattctgAACTTCTTGGCCCTTGGGAGATTTCGGCCAAAGTtctgttagttgtcccacatcggttggataaaatacctgggATTTGCATATATGGGCTTGAACAATCCTCCttccttgagctagcttttggggttgagttaggtccaagttccaatcttaatatGGTATCAAAGATCAGGTTATCGTTATGTGTTGTACCAtccgttctgcccatagttgggtcatttacaaacttcacgctccagatgttcattcctgggcgtgaggggggtgtgttagttgtcccacatcggttagataaaatACCTGAGACTTGCatatatgggcttggacaatcttccctccttgagctagcttttgatgttgagttaggtccaagttccaatcttaataaGTTCTTTTgccattttatttaatttaaatattataccCTATATCACACagttaaaaatatcatatctattatttgattaattcaCCGTATATGCACTTGCTCGATGTAATATCTagattaaaatatatatcttcTACAGAAAATAAAACGATCATGCATATATCACCTGAGTGATGACGCGGTATCGACGCTCGTTCGACGAACCATTTAGGATAATACTCGTAAGGATAGCATGaaatttttcttataatttGTGACATTGATCACGATTTCTTCTGAAGTCaaaaattattatgtttaaCTAGAATTATTGTTTCTAGAATAACCTGGAATATTATTTAAATCCAATTTGTAGGATCGaacgcttgccgctttaccaaaagctatagctggtggtaatgattcaattcaaatcttttaaaccgcatagcagctcaagcaccacggttcgatcgctctatcaagtagagacaattattgcacccaacacaaTTACAACCCAAATTTTTAATCATTATCTAAATTTATGAATTACTTCCCCGTCTAAAAATTCAATCCAGTAATTAATTTCAAGCCATTCATTTCTTCCACAAAACGACTTATACAAtgccaaaaataattattttgtattgTTCTTTGCATGGACATGTATAGCTCAAGGGCAGTAAGATTACTGCAACTTAAgccttcaaaattttataataaaattttctataatGATGAATCTCGAAATCTTTCGTCGTCCCTGcttcatataaatatatgtttgaATTAAATGTCGAAAATACAGCTCAACATTATACGCGTCGTCCTTCCTTCATATAAactagttactatgcacacgcgatgcgtgtgtgtacaatcttttttattattatcgatggattaaagtaaaatttgacaaattatggaggtactaaattgatatttgaattgttgaaataaaaataaataaaaataaaagtgtgtgttgaaattaaaaacaaaaaacaaaaaaacaaaagtgtaatattaatattatttaagggtaaaattggaaaaaaagttggtgtcctctctaggtagttattatcatgtcctcacacttaatataatagtatagacaTATGTTTGCATTAAATGTCGAAAATACAGCTCAACATTATACGAACTTTCGATGTTTTTTGAACGACTCAAACAAATGACCTATCACTAAGAGAACTTTTCTTCAATACAATTTTTGTTCAAACCGTAGGATATATTCCTAAAAAAGAAAGAACCATTATGATCTCATCCACGatcctttcttcttcttcttctttttctttttctttttgacGCGGCTTTGCGTTCAAACTGTTTGTGCTACCGATGTTAAAGCAGCACCATGGCGTTACGCACTTGTCGATGATCCATAGATTAATAGTTTCGTCGTGATCCTTGTTGCAACATAAATGATCGACATTAGCCTTTAACTTACACAtttttttactcctctaagctGTTTAGTTGCCACCAAATAATTAATCAGCTTGTAATTCATAGGATTTATGTGTCATAGGTATCGAAAACAGTTTTTCGTGGCAAATTGAATTATCGTCTTCCTTATAAAATCCAATTTGTTTTcgttaatgataaaataatataaattaaaggatatataatataaggaataataaatttaaagataTCGATGCGagaattatttttaactttaattattgtAGAACTTGAATTGATTGAAACAAAGAGGCAAGATCTTATCATTCTCATAAAACGACGTGACCAACTCTCTTTAAAACGACTTATCGATGGCGGCACTAAACCCTGGTCAAACAATGGAGATGCCTATGTTTTCAAAAAAtgcctttgatttttttttttaaagcccTTTGATCATGACCATTGTATTTTCCTAGAATCATCCCTTGTGCTTAGATTGAACTTCTCGAGCTAACATTGAGAAAACTGAATTAACTCCGAAACTTCGTGGGGATTTCGTATCGTAATCTTTCTCTTGCCTTTTGCAAGAGATTAGCTCTCTAGCTATATCAACAAGATCTTACTATATATTGACAGTTTTTCCTGTTTGTATCATTTAGCTTGACCAACTTaaatttatctatgtttgaaacaTGAAAGTCACATATCTCCACAAACTTCCGACGTGTGACTTTGGTTGTATTATCAACAATCAGATCCGGACCTTCCCTCAAGTCTTATATGTCCTTCAATCCATGTCACTCATCTTCACCGCATTGGGGTGCACACGCCTTGCATGAAATACATGGAGCATCACTCAACTCTTTCGTTTTAGTATCCGAGGATTCCACCACATGGTTCGATCTAGACTATGGCTATGATACCATTTGTTGAAACATGAAAATCACATATCCCACAATGATATAATATTATCCACTTTGACTCTCAGCACTCATATGGTTTTGCTTTTGAACTTTGCCAAAAATGTCTGATatcaataaatatatcatttaatctTATTAACCCATAATTTCTCTCTTAATAATTTGGTTATATTCTCAACAATCTAAGCTAGTAAATATGTGTTCTGATAATAATTTACGCATCATCCTGTTAATTATGTTAATGGAACATTAGAAAACTTTTCATTTCATGCatatgatcagttgttttaatTACTTTGATGGATATTGATTAATAttagttaataataataaattaaaataaaattcatattagGTTATAAAATCTTATTAATTTGAATGTCACttggaaaatataattttatcactcgaaaaaatatatatttcttttgtgtatataaaaaaacaatttatttaagaaaaaaataatatataaatggtGATTATAAAGAACCAAACAACTATATATGTACATCTTTTTCTAAAAAAGAATTACTCACAATTTTATATGTTGAGAGTCAGGTGCTTCCTCATAGCCATGATAACTTTAATTCAAAGTATACGTATATAACTTAACATATATGATCTAAATTACTCGACTAATTTTAATTAACCATAAACCTTAGTTTCATTTtctattacaaaaaaaatttaatattaacaatATAATTAACGCTATTATTCAATAGTTTCGTAATTTTCGAGCCGCGTGCACCACGAtttcatcaataaaaaaaacataagtaAATAACTTATATcgtatttttatcatttcagtttccAGAATTTTTTAAAGTACACAACGTTAAAATTTGGTATTAATGTAATAGAGAAGATAATCGTATGTGGACCTTTGTCGTAATTAAAACCCAAAGTTTAggaaatttccaaaaaaaaaaaaagcttaaaggaaaattggacAACCAGTCCCTTGGGTGTGCCATTAGTTCTTTGTCATGTTTTACTTTAATAATCGATTTTACAAACACCTATTAAAGCATCCGACATGTGGATTATATCTCACCCGATGCTCACATGAATATTCAAATTTATGTTCACAATATGTACGATAACagattttcttttattatatATGGCATCAATGGCGGAGTTAGAAATATGACTTTGTCGTGGCTAGAatttttaaactctaaaattttctaatatttgaattgatctacccgagctaatatcatattattccaaaattatacaaagtttacgtataaattttaaaaaaaaattcggccacccatatatatatatatgtatgtatattggTGACGTAGATGATGAAATTTATTTCTCGTTTTTTATGACATAAGCAGGCTGGCGTAACACATGAAGACGTCAATTAGACAATTGATAGTGGAATTACGTGTCCATTTTGCCGCTGGACTTGGAGTCCACCCGTTCACAACTCGTTAAAGGATTAACATCGTTTCTTATTTGCTTTTTGACTAAATTCAACGCATGCTCCAAATTTACGAATCTATAATGGTTTAATTGTTCACACATAATTAAAGTTGGGATTACTTTAGAAATGGAAATTCACCTACTTCTCTGCAAATTACgaatgagaagaaaaaaaaaaatctttcgaCGTGAGATTTCACGTGTAGCATGAATGGTACTTGATCCAAAAATTGAGCAGATTTatcatgtttatttatttataaatgaaCTATATATCGAGACCGGCTTTGTAGTCCAGTGGTCTCACCCCCTGTCGAATTAGCCGGTTCTCCGGATTCGATCCCCCTCGTCGCGTgtattgtaataaaaaaaaaaaaaagaactatACATTGAAATTTTTGTCCATTATGGGATGGAAATGTTCTGTTACTAATTTCCGagacatttttttatttgtctCTTTGTGATTTGTGATTTTGGTCTTCTGTATTCTCAAAGATTCAGTTTTAATCAACTATCTTTAGTTTAGTTTTTTGCTCTTTTTTTACCCTTGCACTTTTGGTCTTTTTACGATGTAATGCTTACATGATGTCGACTTAGCGTTGATGTATATAGTGTCATATCAGTACTCTCgattaaaattaccaaaatttgAAACATGCAAGACTAAAATCCAATTTTGACCACATAAAGTGACCACATTCGTAAAAGAAACATACATCAAAAAcacaaatgaaaattttcctttaatatcagtataaataaatattcacaTAATCCAATTAAACTTAACAATCAATACTCAAACCAAATCATAAGTAACTAAACAAAATCAAAAAATCTTACAAGTAATCTAACATGTATATCATTTATCACGAGCTCAACTCCTAAATCATTTTACGAACCATCTCGTTGAGATTTTCTCCACGATACCGTTTCTATAATTCTATCTCAGTTTCATGAAATATTTAGATTGAAAATCTCTACTTGGAGTGGGTATACAATTTACATTTCTCTATTTATTTATGTGAGTTTTTGTCATTAAATATGCTAGCTATTCTGATTTGTGTTGCTAGAGACTGTTGAAAATGTGTGTTCTCTCTATTATTTTGATGCTTGAGATAATTTCTCGATATATAGgagtttaattaaataatttgcatTAAACTTATGAAAACTATTTCTATCTGCATGTTTCATTTGTAAGAAAACGCGTTAcggcattaattttttttgaattataatCGCGGTTAGGGTTTTGAGGAGCTAGGTTATGATTCTTATGTTTAAGGTTATTGGATTGGATTATACATTTGTACTAACTATTCTTATAAAATCCAATATTACACACAGCCAAATTTTAGTCTAACAATTTTTTCtctctaaaaaaataatttttttctacgATACGTCTCTCCAAAATATACCTTTATGGAGATCGTCACTCGTGGACTTTTGTAGGTTTAATATTTTGCCACACCATTAGCCGATTTTGGAAACTTCAAGTGGGCTGACCCAACAACAAGTACGGGTTAGCAAAAATGTAATAACCGCTCCTAAGCAAAGGCCAAGTCAATCGGTTATGTGGGTATTTATTAATTCATGTGAGATAGTTTTACGAGCCAAATTTGTTAGACGGATTTTCAACTTGATTTGATTAATGAACAAATATtagattttatgttaaaaatattaatttttatttaaaatatggatcGGGTTGACccgttttatgaaaatatatttgtgaaatcgtctcacaagatacatactcttaattaagaaattctatgtgatctgatttgataattatttggTATATGATCGAGTGATTGCcgttttatcaaattttattgt of the Primulina huaijiensis isolate GDHJ02 chromosome 1, ASM1229523v2, whole genome shotgun sequence genome contains:
- the LOC140962100 gene encoding transcription factor bHLH35-like; this translates as MNMENFEDLYLENMLSQIQESRSHAHEVDSTAAAAGAAAYYDSRVPSDRTQEALASRNVALERNRREKLNQKLCQLRAAVPTISKMNKASTIKDAIEYIQSLVEQERIIQAEISELENGKPNFDFDQDAATFSHRPNTPTIMDQYCCNSATIISSPIEVRELRVLDMGEKTVVVTLECNKGTDTIIKLCEIFESLKLKITNANITAFPGRLLKTVFLEADDEGRKVVRAKIEAAIAALNYPHSPMSTSKY